One window from the genome of Pseudomonadota bacterium encodes:
- a CDS encoding PQQ-binding-like beta-propeller repeat protein: protein MRHFLFVLLLTAVMLPAAGCSRINKIFDDGDDPPLPGDRLSVLQYQEELELDPVLAATQMELPESWRNSFWPQAGGYPSHAMGHLTLDTPLVQKWSVSAGKTGKRNKPVLTQPVIADGRVFTIDAGARVSAFNAANGKKLWNRKIVPKNEENIGTAGGGLAFSDGHLYVTAGYRQILSLKPDTGETIWKQETTSPTRSSPAVADGRVFVITLDNQVQAFAAEDGKFLWNYTGVVETTNLLGSSSPAVDRNTIVAALSSGEVLALRTENGQVLWQDNLASLKRYGALPGISDIRGMPVMDRGIIYVIGASGRMLALDENTGRRVWQKEIGGTETPWSAGDTVFTLTSDQQLVALSRHSGQIHWVTRLQTLLNEKDQTPAVWTGPVLAGERLILAGNTGHVLLVNPYTGELTGRLKVKGGTIVPPVVADGMLYILSRDARLYAFGLSEK, encoded by the coding sequence TTGCGTCATTTTCTTTTTGTACTGTTGCTGACGGCAGTTATGCTGCCCGCCGCCGGCTGCAGCCGCATCAATAAAATCTTTGATGACGGTGACGACCCGCCGCTGCCGGGGGATCGTCTTTCCGTTCTGCAATATCAGGAAGAACTTGAACTTGATCCGGTTCTGGCCGCAACGCAGATGGAGCTGCCGGAAAGTTGGCGCAACAGCTTTTGGCCGCAAGCCGGGGGTTATCCCAGCCATGCGATGGGGCATCTGACGCTCGACACGCCGCTGGTACAAAAATGGTCCGTCTCTGCGGGCAAAACCGGCAAACGCAATAAACCGGTGCTGACGCAACCCGTTATTGCGGATGGCCGCGTTTTCACGATTGATGCGGGTGCCCGCGTCTCCGCCTTTAATGCCGCAAACGGCAAAAAGCTGTGGAACCGCAAAATCGTTCCGAAGAATGAAGAGAATATCGGCACGGCAGGCGGCGGCCTCGCCTTTTCTGACGGGCATCTTTATGTCACGGCAGGATACCGCCAGATTTTATCCCTAAAGCCGGACACCGGCGAAACAATCTGGAAACAAGAGACGACGTCTCCGACGCGGTCTTCACCTGCGGTGGCAGACGGCCGCGTTTTTGTTATTACGCTGGACAATCAGGTGCAGGCCTTCGCCGCGGAAGACGGCAAATTCCTGTGGAATTACACCGGCGTGGTTGAAACCACCAACCTGCTCGGTTCCTCAAGCCCTGCCGTTGACCGCAACACGATTGTTGCCGCACTGTCTTCGGGCGAAGTACTGGCGCTTAGAACCGAAAACGGACAGGTTTTATGGCAGGATAACCTTGCCTCGCTGAAACGCTATGGCGCTTTGCCCGGCATTTCCGATATCCGCGGCATGCCGGTCATGGATCGCGGCATTATATATGTCATCGGTGCCAGCGGGCGCATGCTGGCACTGGACGAAAATACCGGACGGCGCGTCTGGCAGAAAGAAATCGGCGGAACGGAAACGCCGTGGTCGGCAGGTGATACTGTTTTCACCCTGACATCCGACCAGCAGCTGGTCGCACTAAGCCGTCACAGCGGGCAGATCCATTGGGTCACCCGTCTGCAGACCCTGCTGAATGAAAAGGATCAGACCCCTGCCGTCTGGACAGGGCCTGTTCTGGCCGGAGAGCGTTTAATCCTTGCGGGGAATACGGGACATGTTCTGCTGGTGAACCCCTATACGGGTGAGCTGACCGGCAGGCTGAAAGTGAAAGGCGGCACGATTGTACCGCCGGTGGTTGCTGATGGCATGCTTTATATATTGTCGCGGGATGCTCGGCTTTATGCCTTTGGCCTGTCGGAGAAGTAA
- a CDS encoding type IV pilus twitching motility protein PilT: MDITELLAFTLKNGASDLHLSGTNSPIVRVDGELRRIKADPLTHDMIQAMLYSIMTEEQRSEYERDLEIDFAISFGESARFRVNAFTNRHGSAAVFRIIPHEMPTLEELNLPPIIRSLSRLEKGIVLVTGPTGSGKSTTLAAMINYINRRMSKHILTVEDPVEFFHSSIKCLVNHREVGTDTKSFARALKSALREDPDVILVGEMRDHETIALALTAAETGHLVFGTLHSNSCAKTIDRIIDVFPAAEKAMVRAMLASSIQGVVAQTLLRKAGGGRCAAQEIMVGTNAVRNLIRENQLAQIYSMIQTGARYGMQTMEDAVTDLLEGGMITPETAKEALAEAGGEVSDFDDEDEAPLPGGGAPAGQAPAPGAPPAGAEGDEGGYSF; encoded by the coding sequence GTGGACATTACGGAACTTTTGGCTTTTACGCTTAAAAACGGCGCATCTGACCTTCATTTAAGCGGTACCAACTCACCCATCGTCCGCGTTGACGGGGAGCTGAGACGAATCAAGGCCGACCCGCTGACACATGACATGATTCAGGCCATGCTCTATTCCATCATGACGGAGGAGCAGCGCTCGGAATACGAACGCGATCTGGAAATCGATTTCGCCATTTCCTTTGGCGAAAGCGCCCGTTTCCGTGTCAACGCCTTTACCAACAGACACGGCTCTGCTGCCGTTTTTCGTATCATTCCGCATGAAATGCCGACGCTGGAGGAATTGAACCTGCCGCCGATTATCCGCAGTCTTTCCCGCCTTGAAAAAGGCATCGTGCTGGTCACGGGGCCGACAGGTAGCGGTAAATCAACAACACTGGCCGCCATGATTAACTATATCAACCGCCGTATGTCCAAACATATTCTGACGGTTGAGGATCCGGTGGAGTTTTTTCACTCCTCCATCAAATGTCTGGTGAACCACCGTGAGGTCGGCACCGATACCAAATCCTTTGCCCGGGCGCTGAAAAGTGCCCTGCGTGAGGATCCCGACGTTATTCTGGTTGGTGAGATGCGTGACCATGAGACCATCGCCCTTGCCCTGACCGCAGCTGAAACGGGTCACCTTGTTTTCGGAACCCTGCACTCCAACTCTTGTGCCAAAACCATTGACCGTATCATCGACGTGTTTCCCGCAGCGGAAAAAGCGATGGTACGCGCGATGCTGGCCAGTTCCATTCAAGGCGTTGTGGCACAGACACTACTGCGAAAAGCCGGCGGCGGCCGTTGTGCCGCACAGGAAATTATGGTGGGGACAAACGCCGTCCGTAACCTGATCCGCGAAAACCAGTTGGCGCAGATTTATTCCATGATTCAAACCGGTGCCCGTTACGGCATGCAGACCATGGAAGATGCTGTGACAGATCTTCTTGAAGGCGGTATGATCACGCCGGAAACGGCCAAGGAAGCTCTGGCGGAAGCCGGCGGCGAAGTCAGCGACTTTGACGATGAGGATGAAGCACCGCTGCCGGGCGGCGGCGCACCTGCCGGGCAAGCCCCTGCTCCCGGAGCACCTCCCGCAGGTGCGGAAGGTGATGAGGGAGGATATTCGTTTTGA
- a CDS encoding type II secretion system F family protein: MSVKFSYRALNTKGHPVRGVISAANENDLAQQLEKRGYELIDCKEVSEKKGKLSAALTRGVKTRDLIQLFVHLEQLQRAGVPLMDGLADIRDTTESAKLRDIMMDIYRDVSEGQSLSAAMAVHPREFGQIFISLIAAGEETGNLTNSFKQLVHHLKWTDEMNTKVTKATRYPKIVIVVISLVVWLMMAKVIPQITEFLLSLDQEIPPITKALIATSDFFVNYSLHTLGVMIAFYMFMKVMRSTSYGFRRATDSFALRLPMFGMLIRKISLSRFAQTFGVLFNSGLEVLKCLKSAEQTVGNLVLLEALEDVREQVQQGTPLSDAMETSGEFPSMVVRMLKIGEESGSLTTVLNQVVEFYNNDVNDAVDAMIQAIEPALTAVLGLIIVWILAAVFGPVYDTATTMGM, translated from the coding sequence ATGTCTGTAAAATTCAGTTACCGCGCACTTAACACAAAAGGCCACCCCGTCCGGGGTGTGATTTCCGCTGCGAATGAGAATGATCTTGCGCAGCAGCTGGAAAAGCGCGGTTATGAGCTGATTGACTGCAAAGAAGTCAGCGAGAAAAAAGGGAAACTGAGCGCCGCACTGACCCGCGGCGTTAAAACCCGTGATCTGATCCAGCTTTTTGTCCATCTTGAGCAGTTGCAGCGTGCCGGCGTACCGCTGATGGACGGGCTGGCCGATATCCGTGACACAACGGAATCGGCAAAGTTGCGCGATATTATGATGGATATTTACCGTGATGTGTCGGAGGGGCAGTCCCTCTCCGCCGCCATGGCCGTGCACCCGCGCGAATTCGGACAGATTTTTATCTCGCTGATTGCCGCCGGTGAAGAGACCGGTAACCTGACCAACTCCTTCAAACAGCTTGTCCATCACCTGAAATGGACGGATGAAATGAATACGAAGGTAACAAAAGCCACACGTTACCCGAAAATCGTGATTGTCGTGATTTCACTGGTCGTATGGCTGATGATGGCCAAGGTTATTCCGCAGATTACCGAGTTTCTTTTAAGTCTGGATCAGGAAATTCCGCCGATTACCAAGGCGCTGATTGCCACATCGGATTTTTTCGTCAATTATTCCTTGCACACGCTGGGGGTTATGATTGCTTTCTACATGTTCATGAAAGTGATGCGCAGTACCTCTTACGGTTTCCGGCGCGCGACTGATTCCTTTGCCTTGCGCCTGCCGATGTTCGGTATGCTGATCCGCAAAATCAGTCTGTCGCGTTTTGCCCAGACTTTCGGCGTCCTCTTTAATAGCGGTCTGGAAGTTCTGAAATGCCTGAAATCCGCCGAGCAGACCGTCGGAAATCTGGTTCTGCTGGAAGCGCTGGAAGATGTGCGGGAACAGGTGCAGCAAGGAACGCCGCTATCGGATGCGATGGAAACATCGGGGGAATTCCCGTCAATGGTGGTGCGTATGCTGAAAATCGGCGAGGAATCCGGTAGTTTGACAACCGTTTTGAATCAGGTCGTGGAATTTTATAACAATGATGTCAACGATGCCGTTGATGCAATGATTCAAGCAATCGAACCTGCGTTGACAGCCGTACTTGGCTTGATTATCGTATGGATTCTGGCGGCCGTTTTCGGACCTGTTTACGATACGGCCACCACAATGGGAATGTAG
- a CDS encoding ABC transporter ATP-binding protein: MKDVAADYGNGNVVEHVSFNVHTGETFGMMGLNGVGKTTLIKIMLGLMPASAGETKIFNTQILDRKSKEKLAYLPEKFEPPAFLTGMEFIKFSLSMYKTPFHELTVLEAAERLALDPDALFRRVHTYSKGMKQKTGLLGTILTDCPLLILDEPMSGLDPLARVLVKDEIVACREKGMTIFLSSHILADMDEICDRVTIVHDGGLQFLGTPKELKKETKEDYLERAFLKKIGTVDKKKAA; encoded by the coding sequence ATGAAAGATGTCGCCGCCGATTACGGTAACGGCAATGTCGTGGAACATGTGAGTTTTAATGTTCATACCGGAGAAACCTTCGGCATGATGGGACTGAACGGCGTCGGGAAAACCACCCTGATTAAAATCATGCTGGGATTGATGCCGGCCAGTGCGGGGGAAACAAAGATTTTCAACACCCAGATCCTTGACCGTAAAAGCAAGGAAAAGCTGGCCTATCTTCCCGAAAAATTTGAACCGCCCGCTTTTCTGACGGGGATGGAATTTATCAAATTTTCCCTGTCCATGTATAAAACCCCGTTTCATGAACTGACGGTGCTTGAGGCTGCCGAAAGACTGGCGCTCGACCCCGATGCGCTGTTCCGCCGTGTACACACCTATTCAAAAGGTATGAAGCAAAAAACCGGCCTGCTTGGCACAATCCTGACCGACTGTCCGCTGCTGATACTGGATGAGCCGATGTCGGGTCTTGACCCTTTGGCGCGCGTATTGGTGAAAGACGAAATCGTCGCTTGCCGTGAAAAAGGCATGACGATTTTTCTGAGTTCGCACATCCTGGCTGATATGGATGAGATATGCGATCGCGTCACGATTGTCCATGACGGCGGTTTGCAATTCCTTGGAACTCCCAAAGAGCTGAAGAAGGAAACCAAGGAAGACTATTTAGAACGTGCCTTTTTGAAAAAAATCGGTACAGTAGATAAGAAAAAGGCTGCTTGA
- the tadA gene encoding Flp pilus assembly complex ATPase component TadA, translating into MNPSILPAAEENKGDTAPAHPPPNGNGTPNGNGNDSPGGNADSDTGGLSLELETDSGDDDAAPVSSDAPPAADAPAEAGKRLPIGERLIVAGLIDKEQLNVALYEKQNHPDKMLGEIIVDLGFITPNDLSAILAEDAGFENFNPKNVLYDSEILDMVSKKDAQKFQMLPISIDKEKNEATVAMVDPYDVVAMDKLRRLLPKGCIIKQQICPQGVLTEALDAAYGYATSVEGILKELAGEDVSNIELDDISEDAGYSHPIVRLVNALVMNGVKIGASDLHFNPEESFVRIRYRIDGVLRSTYIIHKEYWTAIAQRLKIMASMNIADKMMPQDGRFSIEAAGREADFRVSSLPTVNGENFVLRVLDKSSGIVPLAKLGFSDHNMKLIKKAQSRPEGIIIVTGPTGSGKTTSLYSMLNEANRVDVNIMTLEDPVEYSLPMIRQANVREGSGLTFGDGVKALLRQDPDIIFVGEVRDQTTAEQALKAAMTGHQVYTSLHTNDSFGAIPRLLDLKLKPGMLAGAIIACFAQRLVRLLCANCKQEKTATEEECRLLGVDASNPPQIFEAKGCPHCDNTGYSGRTAVVEILFMDEDLNDLVAENAHKAQLKAKAKEKGFKSMLDDGILKILEGKTSLEALMKVVDFTDRI; encoded by the coding sequence ATGAATCCGAGTATTTTGCCTGCCGCCGAAGAAAACAAAGGCGACACTGCGCCCGCTCATCCGCCGCCGAACGGGAATGGAACGCCGAACGGAAACGGAAATGACTCCCCCGGCGGCAATGCCGATAGTGACACGGGCGGATTATCTTTGGAACTTGAAACGGATAGCGGCGATGATGACGCCGCCCCGGTCTCCTCCGATGCGCCGCCCGCAGCAGATGCGCCCGCGGAAGCGGGAAAACGCCTGCCGATCGGTGAGAGGCTGATTGTTGCCGGGCTGATTGATAAAGAACAGCTGAACGTCGCCCTTTACGAGAAACAAAACCACCCCGACAAAATGCTTGGGGAAATTATCGTTGATCTCGGCTTTATTACCCCGAATGACCTGTCGGCGATATTGGCGGAGGATGCGGGTTTTGAGAACTTTAACCCGAAAAACGTTCTTTATGACTCTGAAATTCTGGATATGGTCTCCAAAAAAGACGCCCAGAAATTCCAGATGCTGCCGATTTCCATCGACAAAGAGAAAAACGAAGCCACCGTCGCGATGGTTGACCCCTATGACGTTGTCGCAATGGATAAGCTGCGCCGTCTGTTGCCGAAAGGCTGCATTATCAAGCAGCAAATCTGCCCGCAAGGGGTTCTGACGGAGGCGCTTGATGCGGCCTACGGCTACGCCACATCGGTGGAAGGTATTCTGAAAGAGCTGGCCGGTGAAGATGTCAGCAATATCGAGCTGGATGATATTAGCGAAGATGCCGGATATAGCCACCCGATCGTCCGCCTTGTCAACGCGCTGGTGATGAACGGTGTGAAAATCGGCGCCTCGGATTTGCACTTTAACCCCGAGGAAAGCTTTGTCCGTATCCGTTACCGGATTGATGGTGTTTTGCGGTCAACCTATATTATTCACAAAGAATACTGGACCGCGATTGCCCAGCGCCTGAAAATTATGGCCAGCATGAATATCGCCGATAAGATGATGCCTCAGGACGGTCGTTTCAGTATTGAGGCGGCGGGACGCGAGGCTGATTTCCGCGTGTCCTCTCTTCCGACGGTGAATGGGGAAAACTTCGTTCTGCGTGTTCTGGATAAAAGCTCGGGGATTGTGCCGCTGGCGAAGCTGGGCTTTAGCGATCACAATATGAAACTGATTAAAAAAGCCCAATCACGCCCTGAAGGCATCATTATCGTCACCGGCCCGACGGGTAGCGGTAAAACCACCTCGCTTTATTCCATGCTGAATGAAGCCAACCGCGTTGACGTCAATATTATGACCCTTGAGGATCCGGTGGAGTATTCCCTGCCGATGATCCGTCAGGCCAATGTCCGCGAGGGGTCGGGACTGACCTTTGGTGACGGTGTCAAAGCCCTGCTGCGTCAGGATCCGGATATCATCTTCGTTGGTGAGGTACGTGACCAGACGACTGCGGAACAGGCGCTGAAAGCCGCCATGACCGGTCACCAGGTTTACACCTCGCTGCACACCAATGATAGTTTTGGCGCCATCCCGCGTCTGCTGGATTTGAAATTGAAACCGGGGATGCTGGCCGGTGCCATTATCGCCTGTTTTGCCCAGCGTCTGGTACGGCTGTTATGTGCGAATTGCAAACAGGAAAAAACAGCCACGGAAGAGGAATGCCGCCTGCTGGGCGTTGACGCCTCCAATCCGCCCCAGATTTTCGAGGCCAAAGGCTGCCCGCATTGTGACAATACCGGCTATAGCGGCCGGACGGCTGTGGTGGAAATTTTGTTCATGGACGAGGATCTGAACGATCTGGTCGCGGAAAATGCACATAAAGCGCAATTAAAAGCAAAAGCCAAAGAAAAGGGCTTCAAAAGCATGCTGGATGACGGCATTCTCAAAATTCTCGAAGGCAAGACATCCCTTGAAGCTCTGATGAAAGTTGTCGATTTCACAGACAGGATTTAA
- a CDS encoding EAL domain-containing protein → MQLWFSRIGWKISMRAFFTLIIIQTLALAVTLPNFQNEYIDHLKENGKIALISSMDHMAVKRDVSVLPISDKSADALLTRTLIIGLSIYDLEYNHLGAYGNLLKMSDETIKKAAETGINQVSLSRKKDFLNVVYAPLDLGRPYTIVVHMDSSNLASALKSYIISSAVIMLILSSLVTIVLMLSIGRWLLEPVILLRNNLIDAAKHPETPNIMQPRAESSDEVGVALKIANDLIRQNATNLLRLRSQAEDRIHKLAYFDRLTNLPNRSMFMEKMDEYIKNMVIKEDKKLVVMAIDLDNFKDVNDTLGHEVGDKVLEAVAQRFVHNMPENAVISRASADEFNILVPMTDKQRPQDFVEKVFAALEEPITIYQESFKIGGSIGVSNSPGDGIDGAKLLKNADIALNRSKEDGRNTARYYSEEFDKAVQKRFQMLRDLRVALDEDQFQLHYQPQFDLHTGKMIGTEALLRWWKPDKSKDGGHFISPADFIPVAEQSGLIVPIGEWVLRTACQTATEWLKEGFPPIRMAVNISGVQFHRSNLVRIVSDVLQETGIDPKFLELEVTESIFMDEIETTIATLNKLHQLGIELAIDDFGTGYSSLSYLRQFPIDRLKIDQSFIRNALSNPDDMSITKTIISLGHSLSLNVIAEGVETNEHEAFLKQEGCDEVQGFKYSKPIASAELMQFMRTYADDLQPPGKLASVKS, encoded by the coding sequence ATGCAGCTGTGGTTCAGCCGAATCGGCTGGAAGATCAGTATGCGCGCCTTTTTTACGCTGATTATCATCCAGACCCTTGCCCTTGCCGTCACCCTGCCGAATTTCCAAAACGAATATATTGACCACCTGAAAGAAAACGGCAAAATCGCCTTGATTTCCTCTATGGATCACATGGCGGTGAAACGTGACGTCTCTGTTTTGCCGATTAGCGATAAATCCGCCGATGCCTTGCTGACCCGCACACTGATCATCGGCTTGTCTATTTATGATCTGGAATATAATCATCTCGGCGCCTATGGCAATCTGCTGAAGATGTCTGACGAGACCATTAAAAAAGCCGCAGAAACCGGCATAAATCAAGTCTCTCTGAGCCGCAAAAAAGATTTCCTCAATGTCGTCTATGCGCCGCTGGATCTGGGCCGCCCCTATACGATTGTCGTTCACATGGATTCTTCAAATCTGGCTAGTGCGCTGAAAAGCTATATCATCAGCAGCGCCGTCATCATGCTGATCCTGTCCAGTTTGGTCACCATCGTTCTGATGCTGTCCATCGGCCGTTGGCTGTTGGAGCCCGTCATCCTGCTGCGCAACAACCTGATCGATGCCGCCAAACATCCCGAAACACCGAATATCATGCAGCCGCGGGCGGAAAGCAGTGATGAGGTCGGGGTGGCGCTGAAAATCGCCAATGACCTGATCCGCCAGAATGCGACAAACCTGCTGCGTCTGCGTTCGCAGGCGGAAGACCGCATTCACAAACTGGCTTATTTCGACCGCCTGACCAATCTGCCCAACCGCAGTATGTTCATGGAAAAAATGGATGAATACATCAAAAACATGGTCATCAAAGAGGACAAAAAACTGGTTGTGATGGCGATTGACCTTGATAACTTTAAAGACGTCAATGATACGCTGGGGCATGAAGTCGGTGATAAGGTTCTGGAAGCCGTTGCCCAGCGCTTTGTCCACAATATGCCGGAAAATGCCGTTATCTCCCGCGCCAGCGCCGATGAATTCAATATTCTGGTGCCGATGACGGATAAACAGCGTCCGCAGGATTTTGTCGAAAAAGTCTTTGCCGCGCTGGAAGAACCGATCACCATTTATCAGGAAAGCTTTAAAATCGGCGGTTCCATCGGTGTTTCCAACAGCCCCGGTGACGGTATCGACGGGGCCAAATTGTTGAAAAACGCGGATATCGCCTTGAACCGTTCCAAAGAAGACGGCCGTAATACGGCGCGTTACTATTCCGAGGAGTTCGACAAAGCCGTCCAGAAACGCTTCCAGATGCTGCGGGATCTGCGTGTGGCACTGGATGAAGATCAGTTCCAGTTACATTACCAGCCGCAATTCGACCTGCATACCGGCAAGATGATCGGTACGGAGGCGCTGCTGCGCTGGTGGAAACCGGATAAAAGCAAAGATGGCGGCCATTTTATTTCGCCTGCCGACTTTATTCCCGTGGCCGAACAATCGGGCCTGATCGTCCCGATCGGCGAATGGGTGCTGCGCACGGCCTGTCAAACGGCGACAGAGTGGCTGAAAGAGGGCTTCCCGCCGATCCGCATGGCCGTCAATATCTCCGGCGTGCAGTTCCACCGCAGTAATCTGGTGCGTATCGTCTCTGATGTTTTGCAGGAAACCGGTATTGACCCGAAATTCCTGGAACTGGAAGTCACGGAAAGCATCTTTATGGATGAAATCGAAACAACCATTGCCACGCTGAACAAGCTGCACCAGCTGGGGATCGAGCTGGCGATTGATGATTTCGGAACCGGCTATTCATCCCTTAGTTATCTGCGTCAATTCCCGATTGACCGTCTGAAAATTGACCAGTCCTTCATTCGCAACGCCCTGTCCAACCCCGATGATATGTCGATCACCAAAACCATCATCAGTCTGGGACACAGTTTGAGCCTGAATGTCATCGCCGAAGGCGTTGAAACCAACGAACATGAAGCCTTCCTGAAACAGGAAGGTTGTGATGAAGTTCAAGGCTTTAAATACAGTAAACCGATTGCCAGCGCCGAATTAATGCAGTTCATGCGTACCTATGCGGATGATTTGCAGCCGCCCGGCAAATTAGCCTCCGTCAAGTCCTAA
- a CDS encoding ankyrin repeat domain-containing protein, translated as MAEKKPSIWNIRRYLPEEKDVNTVDKQGLTKIFQAAQKGKGSEMRTLIEKGADIDFQFQRVSESAYSLTNPLGTRPEFAEGSTPLHVAVIHGNIDAMKVLMDNGAKLSERDLDGCTPLDRALEKYIKLDDEKTMSSPEEKQTRAVKKRDMEHTRYKVISKLLAKNGAEAHVFTMPEKLTAEVVKDDDIALFTEDARAERKRRFPRIRIDF; from the coding sequence ATGGCAGAGAAGAAACCGAGCATCTGGAATATCCGCAGATATCTGCCGGAGGAAAAAGATGTGAACACTGTTGATAAACAGGGTCTGACCAAAATTTTCCAGGCGGCGCAAAAAGGTAAAGGCTCCGAGATGCGCACGCTGATTGAAAAAGGTGCGGATATTGATTTCCAGTTCCAGCGCGTCTCTGAATCGGCCTATTCGCTGACCAACCCGCTGGGAACGCGTCCGGAATTTGCCGAAGGCTCGACCCCGCTGCATGTGGCGGTCATTCACGGCAATATTGACGCGATGAAAGTGCTGATGGATAACGGCGCAAAACTGAGCGAGCGCGACCTTGACGGCTGCACGCCGCTGGATCGTGCGCTGGAAAAATACATCAAGCTTGATGATGAAAAAACCATGTCTTCGCCGGAGGAAAAACAGACCCGCGCGGTGAAAAAACGCGATATGGAACATACGCGTTATAAAGTGATTTCCAAATTGCTGGCGAAAAACGGCGCGGAGGCACATGTCTTCACAATGCCGGAAAAACTGACTGCCGAAGTGGTGAAGGATGATGATATCGCCCTGTTCACCGAAGATGCCCGTGCCGAACGCAAACGCCGCTTTCCGCGCATTCGCATTGATTTCTAA
- a CDS encoding prepilin peptidase, whose translation MPSLPISSALPPFPFWLVTGGVFVLGLFLGSFVSALSWRMPRGYSILTIEGSQRSICPHCRTPLGAKDLVPLFSYLFSGGKCRHCHKKISRRYPLIELITAVFCTVIFAFTAFAQASLPGFIIMMMLALVLSAMFAIDLEHKIIPDRLNIAVAVLGIAALVLPSITAETPLATLGDTLVTATVAAAVYGVLPIAIRYIFLLVMKKDGLGFGDIKFFAAAGLWLGLPALPLFLIMSGFGGVLLGLFWKKATGEDAFPFGPALIIAFTVCLCLPEKILSAFL comes from the coding sequence GTGCCGTCCCTTCCGATATCTTCGGCTTTGCCGCCATTTCCCTTCTGGCTTGTCACCGGCGGTGTTTTTGTGCTGGGGCTGTTTCTGGGCAGTTTTGTCAGCGCCTTGTCATGGCGGATGCCGCGCGGCTATTCCATTTTAACGATTGAAGGCAGTCAACGCTCCATCTGTCCGCATTGCCGGACACCGCTGGGGGCAAAAGACCTTGTGCCGCTGTTTTCTTATCTTTTTTCCGGCGGCAAATGCCGTCACTGCCACAAAAAGATTAGTCGGCGCTACCCGCTCATCGAACTGATTACGGCCGTGTTTTGCACGGTTATTTTTGCCTTTACCGCATTTGCGCAGGCATCATTGCCCGGCTTTATCATTATGATGATGCTGGCGCTTGTCCTCTCGGCCATGTTTGCGATTGATCTGGAACATAAAATTATCCCGGACAGACTGAATATCGCCGTCGCCGTTTTGGGGATTGCCGCTCTTGTGCTGCCCTCTATAACGGCAGAGACGCCTTTGGCAACACTGGGGGATACACTGGTGACCGCCACTGTGGCCGCTGCCGTTTACGGCGTTCTTCCCATCGCAATTCGCTATATTTTTCTGCTGGTCATGAAAAAGGACGGGCTTGGTTTCGGCGATATAAAATTTTTTGCGGCAGCAGGTTTATGGCTCGGTCTGCCTGCCCTGCCGCTTTTTTTAATAATGTCCGGATTTGGCGGCGTTCTGCTTGGTCTTTTCTGGAAAAAAGCAACGGGAGAAGACGCATTTCCCTTCGGTCCGGCATTGATTATCGCTTTTACGGTCTGTTTATGCCTGCCGGAGAAAATTCTTTCTGCGTTTTTATAG
- a CDS encoding tetratricopeptide repeat protein, whose amino-acid sequence MADILDEAQQDLKQEKLELLWQENRNFIIGSIIFAILLTASLSYWRNWDYQQKMDATTGYYHAFKSNDVDTILNYADSAKGDHAALAHLSAAGVLFKKGRNDDAVNQLRAVQAESGADKMYRDLAAIMEASHLLNSADPAALEKKLLPLSSGSAWSLTAQEFLAVLAARQKDFDKAVQIFDNLLQKPDLPQDMRSRIEKLGALYAIKKAEKNASLQN is encoded by the coding sequence ATGGCTGATATTCTGGACGAAGCGCAGCAGGATCTGAAACAGGAAAAACTGGAACTGCTCTGGCAGGAAAACAGGAATTTCATTATCGGCAGCATTATCTTTGCCATCTTACTGACGGCGAGCCTGTCTTATTGGCGCAACTGGGACTATCAGCAGAAGATGGATGCCACCACGGGCTATTACCATGCCTTTAAAAGCAATGATGTCGATACGATTCTGAATTATGCCGATTCCGCGAAGGGCGACCACGCCGCGCTGGCGCATTTATCTGCAGCCGGTGTTCTGTTCAAAAAGGGACGCAATGACGACGCCGTCAACCAATTACGCGCCGTGCAGGCCGAAAGCGGCGCGGATAAAATGTATCGCGACCTTGCCGCCATAATGGAGGCATCGCATCTTTTGAACAGTGCCGATCCCGCCGCGCTGGAAAAGAAACTGCTGCCGCTGAGCAGCGGCAGCGCATGGAGCCTGACCGCACAGGAGTTCCTGGCCGTATTGGCGGCACGGCAAAAAGATTTCGACAAAGCCGTGCAGATTTTTGACAATCTGCTGCAAAAACCGGACCTGCCGCAAGATATGCGCAGCCGCATCGAAAAACTCGGAGCCCTTTACGCCATCAAAAAGGCGGAAAAAAACGCCTCTCTGCAAAACTAG